The genomic stretch GCTGTTGAACATAATTTAGAGATAATACCTGTTATAAATAAGATAGATTTACCTAATGCTAATATAACGGAAACTGAACTTGAAATAGAAGATTTAATAGGTATCCCTGGAGATGAGATATATAAAATAAGTGCAAAAGAAGGTACTGGAGTTGAAGAACTTTTAGAAGCTATTATAGAAAAAATCCCTGCTCCATCTGGAAAAGACGAAGATAAATTAAAAGCCTTAATTTTTGATGCAAAATATGACAAATATAGAGGAGTAATAGTATATGTAAGGATATTTGACGGTAGTGTAAAATCAGGTGATAAGATTATGACTTTTTCAAATAAACAAACATATGAGGTCGTTGAGGTTGGGGCATTTACACCAGAAATGAAAAAGGTGGATTCTCTTAACGCAGGGGATATAGGTTATATTATTGCTGGAATGAAGGAAGTATCGATGGCCAAAATTGGTGATACGATTACTAGTGCTAAAGACCCAACCAAAGAACCATTACCTGGATACAAGGAAGTTAAACCAATGGTATACGCAGGGATGTATCCCGGCATTCCCGAATATTATGAAGAATTAAGAAAAGCGCTTGAAAAGTTAAAATTGAATGATTCGGCGCTAGTATTTAATCCTGACCATTCACCAGCATTGGGTTTTGGATTTAGATGCGGTTTTTTGGGACTTTTACATATGGATGTTGTGAAAGAAAGACTTGAGAGAGAATTTGAAATGGCGGTTATTTTAACTGCTCCAAATGTTGAATATAAAGTGGTGTTAAAAAACGGGGAAGAATTATTAATAAATGACCCTGCAAAGTTTCCCAGTGAGAGTGAAATACAAGAGGTATATGAACCTTATGTGAAACTTTCTATAATTACTCCGCCAGAGTATCTTGGAAAACTAATGAATTTGGTACAGAACGAAAAAAGAGGTACCATGATATCAACTGAAAATGCAGGTTTTGAAAGAGTTGTGTTAAATTTTGAAGTACCATTGGCAGAGATAATTTTTGATTTCTTTGATAGAATGAAAGCTTTAAGTAGAGGGTATGCATCAATGGATTATGAATTAATTGGATATAGAAAAAGCGATTTGGTTAAAGTGACGATTTTAGTAAACAAAGAACCGGTGGAAGCTTTATCAATGATTGCTCATAAAGATAAAGCATACACTATGGCGAGGAAACTGGTAGATAAACTGGCAGAACTTATTCCTCAACATCAATTTGAAATACCTATACAAGCAAAAGCAGGCGGTAGAATAATAGCTCGTTCGACAGTTAAAGCGTTAAGAAAGGATGTTCTTGCCAAATGTTATGGTGGGGATGTTACAAGAAAAATGAAATTGCTTGAAAAGCAAAAAGAGGGTAAGAAAAAATTGAGAGAAATAGGACGAGTAAGTATACCACAAGAAGCATTTCTTGCCTTGCTGAAAGTTGGCGAAGATGAAAATAGTTAAGATTGTATTTTTACTCATTGCAACTATTTCAATAGGTTCTCAAGTTTATTTTACTGAAAATGGAATTTTAACAGATGTTGTAGCTGAATTTATAAAAAACTCAAAAAGTTTTTTATATATATCGTCGTATAGTTTAAATGAAGAAAAAATTGTAGAAGTAATAAAACAGGTTTACAATTCAGGAATTGATATAAAAATACTTTTGGAGACTCCGAGCCCGTTACTTGGAGATTCGGTAAAAATGGATTATGAGAAATCTTTACATCATGCAAAGTTTATCGTAAATGAAACAGGAGTGTTATTTGGGTCTGCCAATTTTACTAAAAGTGGGCTTGAGACGGGTTTTAACGATGTTATTTTTTTCGAAAACTATGTAGAACAATTCAGAAAATTATTCTTAAGTTTATGGAACAAAGGAGAAGTAGTAGGATGTCAACCATTTTTAGTTGTAGGTTATGATAATGTGGAAGAAAAGATATTGGATTTTATATCTCATGCAAGGAAAAGAATTTATGTGGTAGTTTATGCTTTTACGAATAAACAGATCTTTACACTATTAAAGTACAAAGAATCCAGAGGATTGGATGTAAGAATTATTACGGACTCTTGGTTTATAAATTCAAATTTAAACGAAATACCCAATAGAAATTTGAAGATAATATTTAAACCAATGTTACATCATAAATTTATGATTATCGATAATATGGTAATTTTGGGTTCTGCCAATTTTACGTTGAATGGATTAAATAAAAATTTTGAAATGATTTATATAACTGACGATTTTTTGGAAGAGTATTTAAAAATTTTTGAATATCTTTGGAGGTTTGAAAGTGGAAACAATAATTTTAAAGATTGATCCATTGGGAGAAATAGATATTAAAATTCCAGTAGAGATAATAAAAAAAGGGGGGCTTGTGGCATTTCCCACTGAAACTGTGTATGGACTGGGGGCTAGCGTTTTTAATGCACATGCTGTAAGTAATATATATAAGGTTAAGGGAAGGGCCTCAGATAATCCTCTAATTGTTCATGTAAGTGATTTTAATAGTGTAAGTGATATCGCAATATTACCTGAAAAGTTCGAAAAAGTTGTAAAGAAACTTACTCCAGGTCCAATTACATTTGTATTAAAGAAAAAAGAGGGTATACCAGATGTTGTAACTGCAGGTTTGAATACTGTTGGTGTCAGAATACCTGCACATCCAGTTGCTCGAAAATTATGTGAACTTGCTGGTCCTATTGCCGCTCCAAGCGCGAATCTTTCAGGAAAACCAAGTCCAACAAATGCGTCTGCTGTAATTGAGGACTTAAATGGAAAAATAGACTGTATAATTGATTCTGGTGATACACCTTTTGGGTTGGAATCGACAATAATAGATTTGTCGGGGTGTACACCTGTTGTTTTGAGACCTGGGCCAATAACAATAGAAGAATTAAGAGAAATATTTGGTGAAATAGATATTCCAGATTTTGTAAAAAATGCAAATCATGTAGAGAATCCCAAGGCTCCAGGAATGAAGTATAAGCATTATGCTCCAGAAAAACCATTATATATGTTTTATAGACATGAACGTGAGAAAATTTTAAAACTTGTGGAAAAAGAAAATGGTGTTATCATTTGTCCGGAAGAACATAGAAAACTGTATCCTAAAGAAAGGGTCATTATTCTTGGAAAACTTGAAAATCCATATTCAATAGCTCAAAATCTTTTTAAAGTATTGAGGTTGTTTGACAAAACGGGTTTTCAAGTTGGGTTTATCGAAGCATTTGAAGAAAGTGGTATACTATTTTCAGTGATGAATAGATTAAAAAAAGCTGCAAAGCTCTGGAGGTGATTTTGTGAATAATAAATGGAGATCCACAACGGTTGTTTGTGTAAGAAAAGATGATTCAGTAGTAATGGTTTCTGATGGACAGGTTACGTATGGAAATACCATTATGAAAGGAAATGCAAAAAAGGTAAGAAAGATGGGAGATGGTAAAGTTTTAGCGGGCTTTGCTGGTTCTGTAGCAGATGCAATGGCGCTCTTTGATAGATTTGAAGCAAAATATAGAGAATGGGGTGGAAATCTATTAAAAGCAGCAGTTGAACTTGCTAAAGATTGGAGAACTGATAGAATTTTAAGAAGATTAGAAGCACTTTTGCTAGTAGCAGATAAAGAGTATACTTTAATTGTGTCCGGAACTGGGGAAGTTATTCAACCTGAAGACAATATTGCATCTATAGGTTCAGGATCTCCTTATGCAATTGCCGCAGGAAGGGCTCTTTTAAGATATACAGATTTAAGTGCAAAAGAAATTGCTCTGGAGGCAATAAAGATAGCAAGTGAAATTTGTATATATACAAATGATAACTTTACCATAGAGGAGTTGTGATATGCCAATAAGTTATATGGAATTTTCAATTAAACTTTTTGGTATAAATTCATTAAAGGAAAAACGTTCAATAGTAAAAAGGTTAATTTCTGATATAAGAAATAAATTTAACGTTTCAGTTATTGAAAATGATCTCCAAGATTCCAAAAGTTATATTAACTTAGCTTTATCATTTGTAAGTATAAATAAAAGTGCTGCTTATAGAACAATGGAAAATTTAGAAGAATATATAGAACAGTTTTATAATGTAGAAAATGTAATAAAGGAGGTGTATGATTGATAGATAAAGAACTAGCAGAAATCAAAGAAATGGTGAAATTGTTAGTTACAAATGAAAGATTAACACATGTTGAGGGAACTGCAAAATTTGCTAAGACGTTAGCGTTAATTCATAATTTAGATCAAAATATTGCAGAATTTATGGCGTATGCTCATGATATTTTTAGGGATGTAATTTATGAAAAGTTGGTTAAAATAGCTAGAATTTATTCTATAGAAATTTCGACACATGATCAAGCTAACCCTGTTTTATTACATGGAAAAGTTGCTGCAGAATTTATTAAAAGAAGGTTCAATATAAATGATGATGATATTTTGACAGGTATAGCGTTCCACACATCAGGTTTTAAAAACTTTGGAGTTTATGGGAAAGTTTTATTTTTAGCTGATTCTCTTGAAGAAACAAGGACTTATCCCAATGTAGAGGAACTTAGAGAACTAGCATATAAAGATATTGACATAGCATATTTTGAAGTATTAAGGAATAAAATAATTTACGCGCTTTCCAGAGATTTGTTAATATTACCTGAAAGTGTAGATAGTTGGAATAGTATAATAGTAAAAAGAAAAGGAGGAGTTTTATGAGAAAAAAAAGAAAAAGTCGTGCAGGTTTGTGGATATCTATTGTAGTTCTAACAATAGTAGTTATATCAGGTTTTACATTTTGGAAAATATATTCAATAAAAAGTTCGCCAGAATTTAATGCATCAATAATTAGTCAATACTTATTTATAGATTCTACTAATAATGTGGGATATTACATATTTATTCAAGGAGAAAAAAGAAACCTTTATATTTTGAAAGTTAAAGATCATTCTTATAATTCAGCTAGTAAACAAGAGATTGATTTTAAAAGTCCTCTTTTGGCAAAAAGTTTGCTTGCAGATATGTTAGGAGTTAACGCTGTTTATGATTACTATGTAATTTTTGATAATACTGTTGAAGATTTTTCAAATGCTTTTGGAATTAACACTAACAATTTTGATACTCTTTTTGAAAAACTTTCTCAGAGAGGTTTAAAATTTTTTGATTATTTCAAATTAGATGGGATAATAAAAAAATTAAGACCTAACACAACGCTTACTTCCCCAGCGTTAGCAAAATTGTTATACGCATTTGGAAATTATAGTGTTAAAACATTTGATTTACCAACAATGACAGAAAAACCTTTAAAAATAACTGTATCAGGGAAAACTTTTGAAAGGTTATATATTGATTTAGAAAAATTAGAGCAATTAAAGAAATTATTAGGAGGTGAATTATGAAAAAACTAATTATTTCAATGTTTTTAATTGGTTTATCTTTAATGGGTTTGTCTATCGATATCTATGGAGGGTATAATTACGTTTTTACTCCTGACAGTACTATAAGTAGCTTTTTTGATGTTTCTGTTGATATCCCGTTAAATGAAAATGATAACACGCAATTTGGTTTGTCTTTAAATTTACTTTCTATAACTACCGATGTTGACAGTTTTTTCTTTTCATTGACAACATATGGAAAATACAATACTAAAACTTCGTCTGGAATTTTCTCGGTGTTTGGTAAAGGTGGAGCTGTTTTTCCAATAGATTTCAGTTTTTCTTCTGTCGGATATATGGTTTTTGCGGGGATTAGGTATTACTTTAATCAATTTTTTGTTGGTTTTTCGTATGAAGTTATATACTTGTATAATGATTTAAAGTTGGATGTTATTCCAATACAATTTGGATACAATTTTTGAAGGGGGAAGTGATTTGATAAAAGAAGGCGATAAAGTTTTGTTATATGGAGAGGACGGCAGTAAGATAATAATTAGAGTGGAAGCTAATAAAAAAAAGGGGACACATCTTGGACATGTTGATATGAACGACATAATCGGAAAAAAATATGGAGAACAAATAGTTTTGGGTCGGAAAAGAAGAGTTTTTTATCTTCTAAAGCCGACGTTTATTGATCTGATTTTCAGTATGAAAAGAAGAACACAGATTATCTATCCAAAGGATGCATCCTATATTTTGTTTAAATTGGATATTAAACCAGGTGATAGAGTTATAGATACTGGCGTAGGTAGTGGAGCAATGTGTGGAGCATTTGCAAGAATCGTGGGTAAAGAAGGAAAGGTATATGGATATGAACGCAGGGAAGATTTTTACAATTTGGCAAAGAAAAATTTAAAAGAGTGGGGATTAGAAAATTTTGTTGAATTAAAATTGAAGGATATCGCTAATGGTTTTGATGAAACAAACGTAGATGCTTTGATGTTAGATGTCCCAGATCCGTATAATTATATTCAACAATGTTGGTCTGCTCTAAAAGGTGGCGGAAAAATGGGGATTATTTGTCCCACCACTAACCAAGTACAAGAAGTTTTAGAAAGATTATATGAAATGCCATTTATTGAAGTAGAAGTTTGGGAGAATTTGATGCGAAGGTATAAACCTGTACCTGAAAGATTAAGACCATTTGATAGAATGGTAGCACATACTACTTATTTAGTTTTTGCTACAAAAGTTAATAGTAAAATTGGAGGTGTTTTTGATGAATAAAAAGAGGATTTTGACGATAATTTCTGTGTTAATCTTGGCTTTATTTGGAAGTATATTTTTAACAGCGGCGACTGACAATCAGTTTCAAAAAGATCTCACTCCACTTGCTGAAACATTGTATTACATTTTAAATTATTATTATGATATCGACAATGTTAATGTTGACAAAGTGATAGATTATGGAATTGATGGTTTGATAAAGGGATTAGGTGATGATTTTAGTTATTATTATAACAAAGAAATGTATGAAGAGCAGTCGATCGAAAACGAAGGAGAATATGGAGGCTTAGGAATAGAAGTGACTTATGATTCTGAATATAAAGCTATAAAGGTTATTAGTCCAATGTATGGAACTCCAGCTTGGCGGGCTGGTATAAAGGCGGGCGATTTAATTGTTCAAATTGATAGTACTCCTGTTAAGAATGTTTCATACTTAGAAGCAGTAAGTATGATGAGAGGTAAACCAGGAACTAAAGTGAAATTAACCATTCTCAGAGGTGAGGAAGTTTTAAATTTTGAATTAGTAAGAGAAGTTATAAAGATTATTCCTGTAAAGTATGGTTTTATTGAGAGTGAAGTTGGACGTATTGGTTATGTAAGACTTACACGATTTAATCAACCATCTGCAACAAAACTTGAAGAAATCTTAACAAAGGTATATGACAAAGGTGTTGTTGCTTTAATTTTTGATTTAAGAGATAATCCAGGTGGCTTTTTAGATAGTGCAGTTGAAATAGGTAGTATGTTCCTCGACGCGGGTAAGTTGATTGTTACTGTTGAGCCTCGAGTGGGGCAAATCGAAAGATATGAAAGTAAAGGAAATAATTTCCCAAAAGTTCCAATTGTTGTGCTGGTAAATGGTGGTTCTGCTTCGGCAGCCGAAATTATAACAGGAGCGTTAAAGGATAATAAGCGTGCAGTGATAATAGGACAAAAAACCTTTGGTAAAGGGTCAGTACAAAGTGGTTTCCCATTAAGTAATGGTGGTGTAGCATTTATTACTATAGCTCATTACAAAACACCAAATGGTAATGACATTCATAAAGTGGGGATTGAGCCTGATATATGGGTAACGGAAGAAGCAACAAAACTAGTCCATGAAGCTGAAGTTGTGGATTATACCAAAGAATTTACAGAGGTTGATGTAAATGATCCGTACATAAAAAGAGCACTACAATATATAATCGAGAAGAAATGAGAACATTTTTTTGGGGATTTTTATTGATAGTGTTTAGTTTCATTGTTTTAACTGTCTTTCTCGTAATAAGTAATAAGGATATGGAGATTGTGGAAATTCAATCTCCTCCCCTTTTTGTTTTTAAAAATCCTTTTTTAGACCATATTCAAAAAATAAAAACGGAATTCGTTTTGCAAAAGGTTTTGTCAGAAACTAGTATATATGGTAATGGGAAGTTTTTATTAAGTAGTCTTGGTAAGGTTAGGGAAGTAAAATATTACTTTGACACAACAAAATCTGATTATTATTTTGTGGAGTTTTCTAAAAGATATTGGTGGGGAAGCAAGAAATTTTCTTACCTTTCATTTAGAGGTAATGAATTTTACTATGTGCCACACGTAGTTTTATCTGAAACTGATGAAAAAAACTTTGGAAAAGCGTTGTTAAGAGCTTTAACAGGGGATTCGGTAAGTATTTCCAGTGAAGATGTGAAAAGCAAAATAAAAATGTTAATTCTAAAAAAATATGGGGTTGTTATAAAATGAGGAAAAACGATTTGAAATTTTTTATATTTATTTTTTCATTATTAATTTACACCTTATTATCAAAAATTTTGAGTGTTTACTTAATAACACTTGGGAGATTTTATCTCAGTTATTTTTTTATTTACTTTTTACTTTTAAGTCTATTTGCTTCTGTAAAAGGTAAAATTTTTCTATTTGATGAAATATATAGATTTTGGGTTTACGCTTTTGCACCAATATTAGTTTACATATTTTTTAATTTAAATGTAATTACTCCATTTTATATTAGTGGGAACTTTGCATATTTTATCTGTTTTTTGTTTTCAAATTTTTATAATTCAAATTTTAAAGAACGTAAATTTATAATTTTGTTTAGGACACTTGGATTTTTCTTCTTTATTTTGGGGGTGTCATTGAATTGGAAAATTTTCTAGCGAAATTTGTTTTAAAGAACGCAAAATGGTTGATACTAATTTTTACAATACTTGGGATAATATTTGGAACATATAGCTTTATTAATATCCGTGTAAATGCTGAACTAACAGAACTTGCTCCCAAAGGAGTACCGGAATTTGATAACTTGATAAAATTTACAAAAGAAAAAGTAGTTTCTAACAGTTTGCTTGTAGTTGTGAAAGTTCAAAAAGTAAAGAATATCCCGGAATTTGCAAGGGAGTTAAAGGAGAGTTTCGAACAAACTCCTTATATTTCTGGTGCAGAACCTTTTGACAATCCTGAAACAATGATAAAATATGGAATTTTTGCTGTTGATGAAAGTAATTTAAATAATATTCTTGGATACTATAATGCGGTAATTAATGTTGAACCTAGGTCAGTGATTGATTTTAGATTTTGGAGAAATTTGGGTATTTCTGTAAGTGTGGTTTCAAATTATGTTAATGAATTTTTTGCAAGAAGTGGTATTAGAAAATATTATCTTTATTCCAAAGATGGAGAGCTTCTTTTAATGAATTTCTCCATGGCTAAACCAGTTACTGATGTTGACTTTATAAACGAAGCAATTCCTAAACTAAAAGAAATTTCAAAACGACTTTCTGAAAAGTGGAATGTTGAACTCCTTTTCAGTGGTTCAGCGATGAATAACTACTTGGGAAATCAACAGGTAAAAAAAGATTTTCAAACAACAACGATAATATCTTTGATTGGAATTTCAATAATACTTCTAGTTTCATATGGCAGTACTTCTGCCATGTTGTTCCTTTTTTATTCGATGTTGTTGAGTATGGGAATAAGTTTAGGAATTATTATATTATTGTTTAAGGAGATAAATATTATAACCTCTTTTGTTAATGCGATGCTTTTGGGGTTAGGTATAGACTATGGTATACATATTACGGCTAAGATTCATGAAAATTTAAGATTGTATGGTAAAAACAGAGAGAGTATAATTGAAGCTATAAGAGAAAATTTTGTGCCTTCTTTAGTTTCAGCAATTACAACATCATTAGCATTACTGGCAATTGCGTTGAGCCCATCAATCCCATTGAAACAAATGGGAATTTCCTCAGCGATAGGTGTAATAGTTTTTTTCTTGGTTATGAATTTATTGATCCCAGCTTTTTATTATAAATTTATAAGTAAAATAACTATTCCTAAAAAAGAATATTTTTCAAGGTTTGTAGAAATAACTAGGAAATTTCATCCATTAACGCTTGCAGTATGGGTTGTGTTAATTGTTGCAAGTGTTTTTGCTTATTTTGCAGTAAAAGATTTCTCTTATACTCCTCCCGGTCTTGTATCTCAGGATTCTGAAGCAGTAATAGCTTTGAATTTGGCTACTAAAGAATTTGGTGAATTTGGTATCGGACAAGTAGTAGTTGGTGCTAAGAGTTTTGAAGAGTTGAAGGCTATAAAGGAATATCTTGAAAATTCAAGATATTTTTCTAACACCTTTTCAATTTTGAATTTTGTGGAGAATCCTGAAAGAATTTCGGAGATTGAAACAACATTTTATAAAGAGATTTTCAATGTTGTAAATGAACCAATTTTAGTAGTGATATTTCAAAAATACAAACTTTATAACAGTTTGATTGAAACACTAAAAATGTTGAGAACTACAAAAACTTTTGAAGATGTATTAACAAATATTGAGAAAGATATTCCTCTCTTGTTCTTTAATGATCTAGAGGGTAATAAATATTTCTTGATTTATGCAAAAGAAAATATTGATTTATGGATAGATAATAATTTGAAATTGATTTATGGAGAAGTATTAAAAAACTATACAGTATTTGGTTATCCAGCGTTATTTTATAAGGTAATGAGATATTTAGTTGCTTCTGTAAGTAAAGCAGTTTATTTTGTTTTTGCAGCAATTTTATTAATCTTGATGATTGATCAAAGAAATATTTTTAAAGCCTTTAAAATTTCTTTTTTAGTCATTTTGTCAATTCTCGCTACGATAGGTTTGGGATACTTCGGATATAATATTGATTTAACGTTTTTAAATCTTCTTATAGTCCCCATCTTTTTGGGAATGGGTGTGGATAGTATGGTCCACCTGTCACATAGTATAAGATACGGTAGAGAGAGTGTTATTAAAACTGAGAAGGCTGTTACTGTATCTATATTTACGACCATAATGGCATTTGGAAGTTTTATGATGGCCCAAGGAAAACTTTTAAAAGAGTTTGGCATACTTGTAGTAATTGGTTTGGTAATATCTTGGTTTGTGAGTATATTTATTTATTTAAATGGTGAAGATAAACCGAAAAAGAATTGAATTAACTTTTTTTAATTTTCTTAAACATTGGGAGGAATAAAATAATAGTTCCGAAAGTTAACACAAGGTAGTATGATAAAAATCTGTAAAAGAGTACTCCTTTTATTATTAATTCTGCATTCATAGCAAAAGGCTTTAAAGTGTTTGTAAAAACTAATTCAAAACTACCGCTTGCACCGGGAGTAGGAACTAAAAAAGCAACAGCATTAACAATGTTAATGGTAGCAAAAAACTCAACAAATTTAATATTTATATTTGTAAAAATACTGATTGCATAATAAAAGACATAACTTTGAAATAGAAGAAGAAAAAACATCATAATCATGTCGTAAATTAACAGGAAAGGGTGTTCTCTAAATATTTTTTTGATAACGTCGTCTAATTCTAAAAACCATTTTTCTATTTTTTCTAAATTGACAATTTTTTTAACTAAAGGTATTTTTGCAAGTGTTAATATTAATTTAGAAATCATTTTTGGAAAGATTATACTCAAAAGTATAATAAAAGAAGAAAGAAAAGTTAGAAGTATTCCAATATTTACGAGGTTTTTTGAGATTCCAGCAACATTTTTGGAAAAAATGAAAATATATGTTATATCAATTAGAAACATGAGAAAAATCATTTCGAAAAGTCTAAGGAAAACGACTTGAGTGGCGTAAGAGGATTTTACGCCTTTTTTGTTAAGATATAAGATTTGAAATGGTTGACCGCCAACTGAAAAGGGGGTTATTGCCGAGAAATAGGCAGTTATAAAGCAGGAATTGATTGAAGAGATTAAATTAATTTTTTGCCCTAAAGTTTTAAAAACCAAATAATGTTTGATTCCATCAATTACGAAAGAAAGAATAGTTAATATAATGGCTATAATCAGTTCTTTTAAAGTAATTGAGTTTAATATATGTAAAATGATATTTTTGCTTAGTGTTGCACTATATGCAAAAAGAACTAGACCTGAAATTACCACTGATCCAATTATTCCAAAATATATTTTTTTATTCATTTTTCTTTATTCGCTCCCTTTTTTTGATAATATGAATGAGTATAATAATTGTCATAGGTTATTTTGTTAATGTTAAATGCAACATCGAACCATAATTTGAATGAGTGAAGTAAGGCTCTAAATGTACCATTTTCTTTAAATCTTCTGTTTGAGGTTAGAACAATTAAGCTTGGAATAAATTTAACTTTCCCATGTTTGGAAAGTTTTTTTGCTAATCTAAAATCTTGCGATGCTAAATTACTGTTCGTATTGTATCCTCCAACCTTGTCGTATATTTCCTTTTTTATTGCAAAGTTTGCTGCTCCAACGATATATGTATTTGTAAAAACTTTTGAAAGAAAATCTGCTATTGTATAACCAAGCAAAGTGAAAAAATTTGATATTTTTCCATTCTCAATGAAAACTAATGGACCATAAACTGCAACAATTTTTTCACTTTTATTAAACGCTTCAACTATTTTTTCTAAATAATTTGTCGGGTATAAACTATCAGCGTCACAATTTACTATAATTTCTCCTTTGGCATTTTTAAAACCAGTAGTCATTGCATTGATTGAGCCTTTTTTTTCCTCAAAAAGAATTTTATCAGCAAATTTTTTTGCTATATTTACGGAATTATCTGTGCTTCCATTGTCAACAACAATAAGTTCGTAATTTTTATATGATTGTTGGCGAATATTCTTAAGTGTGTTTTCAAGAATTTTTTCTTCGTTTAGTACAGGTACGACAATACTAATTAAAGGTTGATTTTTCATATAAACTCCCTCACATTTTTTCTCTTTTTACCTTATACCATTCTGTTACTTTATTTAACGGGCCTAAGATATAACTTTCAATTAAAACAAACATTTCAAATAACATTAATAATGGAGTAAAGATAAAAGAGTACAACAAAGAGAAAAAGCCCATTTTTTTACTATCCAATGAACTTACTGCCATTAATATATATACACTGACAACCAACCCAAATAAGTATAAGAAGGAATTAGTGTTAAAGAAAATATCAATGAATAAAGTATAGATTGGCGAAAAGATTAACAACCCGATTAATATGTACACAAATAAATAGAAAAAATGTCCCTCTTTAATTCTCTTAAACATTTCGCGGAAACCACCAACATACCATCTTTTATGTTGTTTCCATAAATCTTTAAAATTAGAAACAAATTGTATGCCAATATAGGGATATGTGGAATAATATTCTTTTACCTTCATTTTGGAAAGTTTGGTAGCCATACTAAAATCGTCTACCAATGTTTCTGGATCAACTGGTAATATTTTTTCTAATAAATCTCTTCTGAAAAACACTCCATTTCCCATGAAGATCATTTTTACAAAAATATTTGAATAAAAAATGGCTTTTACAAAGTTAAAGTAAATTTCTTGAATGATGTGTACCGGTTTGAATTTAAAGTTATATGCTTCAAAATTTGTGAAGATCATATGCACTTTCTCATTTGAGAAACAAAAAATATGAGAAGAGATGTAATTTTTGGGAATTCTTGCATCTGCATCAATTAATAAGATAATGTCACCTTTTGCTATTTCCATTGCTTCATTTATAGATTGAGGTTTTCCTTTTCTTCCTTTTTTTAACAAAACTTTTAGATTAGAAAATTCGTTTTCTAAATTTTTGGCAATATTGAAAGTATTATC from Thermosipho atlanticus DSM 15807 encodes the following:
- the lepA gene encoding translation elongation factor 4, which codes for MKNVRNISIIAHIDHGKTTLSDRILEITGAIEPRKMRAQYLDSMDIERERGITIKSHPLRVFYKSKKDGQIYEINIVDTPGHVDFTYEVDRSLAAVEGAILLVDATQGVQAQTVANTYKAVEHNLEIIPVINKIDLPNANITETELEIEDLIGIPGDEIYKISAKEGTGVEELLEAIIEKIPAPSGKDEDKLKALIFDAKYDKYRGVIVYVRIFDGSVKSGDKIMTFSNKQTYEVVEVGAFTPEMKKVDSLNAGDIGYIIAGMKEVSMAKIGDTITSAKDPTKEPLPGYKEVKPMVYAGMYPGIPEYYEELRKALEKLKLNDSALVFNPDHSPALGFGFRCGFLGLLHMDVVKERLEREFEMAVILTAPNVEYKVVLKNGEELLINDPAKFPSESEIQEVYEPYVKLSIITPPEYLGKLMNLVQNEKRGTMISTENAGFERVVLNFEVPLAEIIFDFFDRMKALSRGYASMDYELIGYRKSDLVKVTILVNKEPVEALSMIAHKDKAYTMARKLVDKLAELIPQHQFEIPIQAKAGGRIIARSTVKALRKDVLAKCYGGDVTRKMKLLEKQKEGKKKLREIGRVSIPQEAFLALLKVGEDENS
- a CDS encoding phospholipase D-like domain-containing protein, giving the protein MKIVKIVFLLIATISIGSQVYFTENGILTDVVAEFIKNSKSFLYISSYSLNEEKIVEVIKQVYNSGIDIKILLETPSPLLGDSVKMDYEKSLHHAKFIVNETGVLFGSANFTKSGLETGFNDVIFFENYVEQFRKLFLSLWNKGEVVGCQPFLVVGYDNVEEKILDFISHARKRIYVVVYAFTNKQIFTLLKYKESRGLDVRIITDSWFINSNLNEIPNRNLKIIFKPMLHHKFMIIDNMVILGSANFTLNGLNKNFEMIYITDDFLEEYLKIFEYLWRFESGNNNFKD
- a CDS encoding L-threonylcarbamoyladenylate synthase gives rise to the protein METIILKIDPLGEIDIKIPVEIIKKGGLVAFPTETVYGLGASVFNAHAVSNIYKVKGRASDNPLIVHVSDFNSVSDIAILPEKFEKVVKKLTPGPITFVLKKKEGIPDVVTAGLNTVGVRIPAHPVARKLCELAGPIAAPSANLSGKPSPTNASAVIEDLNGKIDCIIDSGDTPFGLESTIIDLSGCTPVVLRPGPITIEELREIFGEIDIPDFVKNANHVENPKAPGMKYKHYAPEKPLYMFYRHEREKILKLVEKENGVIICPEEHRKLYPKERVIILGKLENPYSIAQNLFKVLRLFDKTGFQVGFIEAFEESGILFSVMNRLKKAAKLWR
- the hslV gene encoding ATP-dependent protease subunit HslV — translated: MNNKWRSTTVVCVRKDDSVVMVSDGQVTYGNTIMKGNAKKVRKMGDGKVLAGFAGSVADAMALFDRFEAKYREWGGNLLKAAVELAKDWRTDRILRRLEALLLVADKEYTLIVSGTGEVIQPEDNIASIGSGSPYAIAAGRALLRYTDLSAKEIALEAIKIASEICIYTNDNFTIEEL
- a CDS encoding DUF503 domain-containing protein, which encodes MPISYMEFSIKLFGINSLKEKRSIVKRLISDIRNKFNVSVIENDLQDSKSYINLALSFVSINKSAAYRTMENLEEYIEQFYNVENVIKEVYD
- the yqeK gene encoding bis(5'-nucleosyl)-tetraphosphatase (symmetrical) YqeK; this encodes MIDKELAEIKEMVKLLVTNERLTHVEGTAKFAKTLALIHNLDQNIAEFMAYAHDIFRDVIYEKLVKIARIYSIEISTHDQANPVLLHGKVAAEFIKRRFNINDDDILTGIAFHTSGFKNFGVYGKVLFLADSLEETRTYPNVEELRELAYKDIDIAYFEVLRNKIIYALSRDLLILPESVDSWNSIIVKRKGGVL
- a CDS encoding tRNA (adenine-N1)-methyltransferase, with protein sequence MIKEGDKVLLYGEDGSKIIIRVEANKKKGTHLGHVDMNDIIGKKYGEQIVLGRKRRVFYLLKPTFIDLIFSMKRRTQIIYPKDASYILFKLDIKPGDRVIDTGVGSGAMCGAFARIVGKEGKVYGYERREDFYNLAKKNLKEWGLENFVELKLKDIANGFDETNVDALMLDVPDPYNYIQQCWSALKGGGKMGIICPTTNQVQEVLERLYEMPFIEVEVWENLMRRYKPVPERLRPFDRMVAHTTYLVFATKVNSKIGGVFDE